One genomic window of Caenorhabditis elegans chromosome I includes the following:
- the T21G5.12 gene encoding Lipoprotein (Confirmed by transcript evidence): MIANLLFFVLKSSFLILNATFVSVILVGCSSLIKKKRDPPSTTKDETVTTQKPLIQNSTHSTDKGSEPSVHPAPTPVAIQTVVTPKSTTVSNTTSTPSQPTSKPKTPVAGSHAKSPMFEKTQKKTSNESLKPPPRTLRGAVPINTKSREAQKTMNDVVEVSAKNVAPPRKEKSSMSQDFDDYLNNLGENKN, translated from the exons atgat aGCAAATCTGTTGTTTTTCGTGCTAAAAtcttcatttctcattttgaaTGCAACATTTGTCAGTGTAATTCTTGTTGGTTGTTCGTCGTTGATTAAAAAGAAACGTGATCCACCGTCGACAACAAAAGATGAAACAGTGACAACACAAAAACCGTTGATCCAGAATAGTACACATAGTACTGATAAG GGTTCAGAACCATCTGTTCATCCAGCTCCAACTCCAGTTGCCATTCAAACTGTTGTAACACCTAAAAGTACTACCGTATCAAATACGACATCAACACCATCTCAACCTACATCAAAACCTAAAACACCGGTTGCTGGATCACATGCGAAATCCCCGATGttcgaaaaaactcaaaagaaAACATCAAATGAGTCATTGAAGCCACCACCAAGAACACTTCGAGGAGCTGTtccaataaatacaaaaagcCGTGAAGCccaaaaaacaatgaatgaCGTTGTTGAAGTATCGGCAAAAAATGTGGCACCGCCTCGCAAAGAAAAATCATCCATGTCGCAGGATTTTGATGACTACTTGAATAATTTGGGagagaataaaaattag
- the smz-2 gene encoding PDZ domain-containing protein (Confirmed by transcript evidence): MGSEKMIEICIDMEEGEPLGATPNDKLVITKIQAGTISEGKLRIGDQVKKVNGQNCKDCNDFFRALRFAAPCAKITVNRDEKKAEELEARVHIPEDRAKIIQRREGYVYELATLVWVQNGPKLGLGIKHFQNRVLVSRVDPGSLAEKCLVLGDHLCDVDGIPVSDKDVARDLLVKNIQEKGKVTFVVERPDSIDAKQWAKQALATNLMQPPSVQMNEDVKGIASQYRQALPGLKPPAKSAMSTGPNARRVSIIEQTQTHEIGHDHEGKALRKVK, from the exons ATGGGTTCCGAGAAGATGATCGAGATTTGTATCGACATGGAGGAAGGAGAACCACTTGGTGCAACTCCAAATGACAAGCTCGTTATCACTAAGATTCAGGCTGGAACCATTTCTGAAGGAAAATTgaga ATTGGTGACCAAGTTAAAAAAGTGAACGGACAAAATTGCAAGGATTGTAACGACTTTTTCCGTGCGCTTCGCTTTGCTGCTCCATGTGCAAAAATCACGGTGAACCGTGACGAAAAAAAGGCTGAAGAGTTAGAAGCTCGTGTTCATATTCCTGAGGATCGTGCAAAGATCATTCAACGCCGTGAGGGATACGTTTATGAGTTGGCAACCCTTGTCTGGGTTCAAAATGGACCAAAACTTGGTTTGGGAATCAAGCATTTCCAG AACCGTGTGCTTGTTTCACGTGTTGATCCTGGATCACTAGCCGAGAAGTGTCTTGTTCTTGGAGATCATTTGTGTGATGTTGATGGAATTCCAGTCAGTGACAAGGATGTTGCCAGAGATCTTCTCGTCAAGAATATCCAAGAGAAAGGAAAAGTCACTTTTGTCGTCGAGCGCCCTGATTCGATCGATGCCAAGCAATGGGCGAAACAGGCGTTGGCTACCAATCTCATGCAACCACCATCAGTCCAAATGAACGAAGATGTGAAAGGCATTGCTTCGCAATATCGTCAAGCTCTTCCAGGACTGAAGCCTCCAGCGAAGAGTGCAATGTCTACCGGTCCAAATGCTCGCCGTGTTTCTATCATCGAGCAAACTCAAACTCACGAGATCGGACATGATCATGAAGGAAAAGCTCTTCGCAAGGTCAAGTGA
- the T21G5.1 gene encoding Tyrosine-protein kinase (Confirmed by transcript evidence), which produces MEMSTKAISMKAPNTEQSKDVVVREVLPGNGITTGGSREGSKESANPPGTPPPPEEKPKEPMVDVPVVQITPEIKGCQFYHGIIPRVDAELSLRYVGDYLLRRAEPRENAGGQFLIISVKREAGFVHVPISQDKEGAKQFYFMPTLKENTVLDLIDVHLARAQPVCVQWNVYLRKPVLRATWIIPHEDVILYRKIGSGAFGEVFLARMVDPTSEYVLDCAVKKLKQEATMDAKLRFMKEARMMLKNYKHKHIVMIFGIATLNSPLLILMELCPNGSLISYLRKNKGKVTLLEKLRFSAEASSGLAYLEKMECIHRDIAARNCLLSAKNEIKISDLGLADDKGMVIDYSLDKLPIKWLAPEIMQDKVYSLKSDIWAFGIMIWEIFAEGDEPYPGLNNTQARAKIVVLDYRMKFPDEAPTELVQVIDTCWKKDPDMRQTMVLHSSALQLLYENKLPLLFAQTIQATSLPPGTIAQSSTPIPIPISGVSGAPAVVTANGVEQFTPPSDNVEKSSYQM; this is translated from the exons atggagATGTCAACGAAGGCAATTTCAATGAAAGCACCAAACACAGAACAATCAAAAGATGTTGTTGTAAGAGAAGTATTACCTGGAAATGGAATAACAACTGGAGGATCAAGAGAAGGATCAAAAGAATCTGCAAATCCACCTGGAACACCTCCACCGCCAGAAGAGAAGCCGAAAGAGCCTATGGTTGATGTTCCAGTCGTTCAAATTACTCCAGag ATTAAAGGCTGTCAATTCTACCATGGAATAATTCCACGTGTCGATGCTGAGTTGTCACTTCGTTACGTAGGTGATTATCTCCTGAGAAGAGCGGAACCACGTGAAAATGCGGGTGGAcaatttctgataatttcTGTAAAAAGAGAAGCTGGATTTGTTCATGTTCCAATAAGTCAAGACAAAGAAGGTGCaaaacagttttattttatGCCAACACTCAAGGAAAACACTGTTTTAGATTTGATTGATGTCCATCT TGCTCGTGCGCAACCAGTATGCGTTCAGTGGAATGTGTATCTTCGTAAACCAGTCCTCCGAGCAACATGGATTATTCCACACGAGGACGTGATCTTGTATCGAAAAATCGGATCTGGAGCCTTCGGAGAGGTTTTTCTTGCAAGAATGGTTGATCCAACAAGTGAATATGTGCTGGATTGTGCTGTCAAGAAATTGAAACAG GAAGCAACAATGGACGCAAAGCTACGTTTTATGAAAGAAGCTAGAATGATGCTGAAGAACTACAAACACAAGCATATTGTCATGATATTTGGAATTGCCACATTGAATAGTCCATTGTTGATTCTTATGGAATTGTGTCCGA ATGGATCCTTGATCTCATATCTTCGGAAAAATAAGGGAAAAGTGACTTTACTCGAAAAACTTCGATTCTCTGCAGAAGCATCCAGTGGATTGgcatatctagaaaaaatggaatgtaTTCATCGTGATATAGCTGCAAGAAATTGTCTGTTGTCTGCAAAGAAT gaGATAAAGATATCAGATCTTGGATTGGCGGATGACAAGGGAATGGTAATTGATTATTCATTGGATAAACTTCCAATTAAATGGTTAGCTCCAGAGATTATGCAAGACAAGGTTTATTCATTGAAATCTGATATTTGGGCTTTTG gaATTATGATTTGGGAGATTTTTGCGGAAGGTGATGAACCATATCCAGGACTCAATAATACACAGGCTCGTGCCAAAATAGTTGTTCTCGACTATCGAATGAAATTTCCGGATGAAGCTCCAACTGAACTAGTTCAAGTAATTGATACATGTTGGAAAAAGGATCCAGATATGAGACAGACAATGGTTTTACATTCATCTGCACTTCAATTACTTTATGAGAATAAGCTTCCATTATTATTTGCTCAAACAATTCAAGCAACATCACTTCCACCGGGAACAATTGCTCAATCATCAACTCCAATTCCAATTCCAATATCTGGTGTATCTGGTGCTCCAGCTGTTGTAACTGCAAATGGTGTTGAACAATTCACTCCACCGTCGGATAATGTTGAGAAATCTTCTTATCAAATGTGA